The proteins below are encoded in one region of Halalkalicoccus jeotgali B3:
- a CDS encoding SLC13 family permease has product MLVVFAIILLALVLFATEWYPIDVTAILIMVLLMVLEPWTQITPREGIAGFASPATITVLAMLILSSGINRTGIVQRIGQRMAAFAGFDRRKQLAATIGVTGPVSGVINNTPVVAILVPVIADLAHEGKTSPSKLLMPLSFASMLGGTLTLIGTSTNILASDIAAQIGAESPALGLHAFGMFEFTKLGVIVFAVGAVYLMTVGVRLLPERVPADEDLVEEYVLQEYLADVVIPADSSLIGKTVGEVLGDENLGIDVLQLIRYGERFDEPLARKEIHENDTLRLRTNRDTLERIMDAEGLTFAGGPKADAEFYPDGEEPVLVEVVIPSGSFLVGETIASSTFRRRYNANVLAFRTRGDVVRDRFEDIRVRVGDTLLVQAPPDSLTRLVQNEDFIVAHEFDETTYRTEKIPFAVGIIAGVVALPALNVIPIVVSALSGVVMMIVTGVLKPNELYTSVEWNVIFLLAGVIPLGIALQQTGAAAVLGDGVASTATFLPAIGVLWVFYLATGLLTSVISNNASVVLMIPVAASTAQSIGANAFAFVLAVTFAASTAFMTPVGYQTNLFVYGPGGYKFSDFLRVGAPLQLLLSVVTVLGIAFFWGVRV; this is encoded by the coding sequence ATGCTCGTCGTCTTCGCCATCATTCTCCTCGCGCTCGTACTGTTTGCAACCGAGTGGTATCCGATCGACGTCACCGCCATCCTGATCATGGTCCTGTTGATGGTACTCGAACCGTGGACGCAGATCACCCCCCGAGAGGGGATCGCGGGCTTTGCCAGCCCGGCCACCATCACCGTACTGGCGATGCTCATTCTGAGTAGCGGCATCAACCGGACCGGCATCGTCCAGAGGATCGGACAGAGAATGGCCGCATTCGCCGGCTTCGACCGACGCAAGCAACTCGCTGCGACCATCGGCGTCACCGGGCCGGTCTCGGGAGTCATCAACAACACGCCGGTCGTCGCCATACTGGTTCCCGTCATTGCCGACCTCGCACACGAAGGCAAGACCTCACCGTCGAAGCTGCTCATGCCCCTCTCGTTCGCCTCGATGCTCGGGGGAACGCTGACGCTCATCGGGACATCGACGAACATTCTCGCGAGCGATATCGCAGCCCAGATCGGTGCTGAATCACCTGCCCTCGGACTGCACGCGTTCGGGATGTTCGAGTTTACCAAACTCGGCGTGATCGTCTTTGCGGTCGGAGCGGTCTACCTCATGACGGTCGGTGTCCGGTTGCTCCCCGAACGTGTACCGGCCGACGAGGACCTCGTCGAGGAGTACGTCCTGCAAGAATACCTCGCAGACGTCGTTATTCCCGCGGATTCGTCGTTGATCGGGAAGACGGTAGGGGAAGTCTTGGGGGATGAGAACCTCGGTATCGACGTCCTTCAGCTGATCCGCTACGGCGAGCGGTTCGACGAACCGCTTGCTCGAAAGGAGATTCACGAAAACGACACGCTTCGTCTCAGAACGAACCGGGACACGCTCGAGCGCATCATGGACGCGGAGGGGCTCACGTTCGCGGGCGGACCCAAAGCCGACGCCGAATTCTATCCGGACGGGGAAGAACCCGTCCTCGTCGAGGTGGTCATTCCATCGGGGTCGTTCCTCGTCGGGGAAACCATCGCGAGTTCGACCTTCCGACGGCGCTACAACGCGAACGTTCTCGCATTCCGAACCCGCGGGGACGTGGTCCGCGATCGGTTCGAGGACATCCGGGTTCGCGTCGGGGACACACTCCTCGTCCAAGCACCACCTGATAGCCTCACCCGACTCGTCCAGAACGAGGACTTCATCGTCGCCCACGAGTTCGACGAGACGACCTATCGGACCGAGAAGATCCCGTTCGCGGTCGGCATCATCGCTGGCGTCGTCGCGCTGCCGGCGTTGAACGTCATCCCGATCGTCGTATCGGCATTATCAGGGGTCGTAATGATGATCGTAACGGGCGTCCTCAAACCGAACGAACTGTATACGTCCGTCGAGTGGAACGTCATCTTCCTGCTCGCAGGCGTCATTCCGCTCGGAATCGCCCTCCAGCAGACGGGGGCCGCAGCGGTTCTCGGGGACGGCGTCGCCTCGACAGCGACGTTCCTCCCTGCAATCGGCGTCCTGTGGGTGTTCTATCTCGCCACCGGCCTGTTGACAAGCGTCATCAGCAATAATGCCAGCGTCGTGTTGATGATTCCCGTCGCTGCCAGTACTGCGCAGTCGATCGGGGCGAACGCATTCGCGTTCGTTCTTGCCGTGACGTTTGCCGCCTCGACGGCGTTTATGACGCCGGTGGGATATCAGACGAACCTCTTCGTCTACGGACCTGGAGGCTACAAGTTCTCGGACTTCCTCCGGGTAGGTGCGCCGTTACAGTTACTCCTATCGGTGGTTACGGTCCTCGGGATCGCGTTTTTCTGGGGCGTCCGTGTGTAG
- the htpX gene encoding zinc metalloprotease HtpX, which translates to MNWQNQWGLRLRMAGVMLLFIGLYIGFIGVLSLYFSSISAIALGVLAVSTAQLLYGYKVALKAMGGEVVTAAEYPELHRRVTRLSQQAGLPMPAVAVAPTDLPNAFAAGRSKNRAVVCVTTGLLESLDGDELDAVLAHELAHIQNRDMVIMTAASALSATAFYIVRWGWVFDDGSGGDGGEGATVMVAIIASLVVWVLSFFITRLLSRYREYTADRGAVSITGDPSALAAALRTISATTREMPEEDLREHAGMNALFFDDIDTTDRLTRWCKTHPAVENRIARLRDLERELSSA; encoded by the coding sequence ATGAATTGGCAGAACCAGTGGGGCCTCCGTCTGCGAATGGCCGGCGTTATGCTTCTGTTTATCGGTCTCTACATCGGGTTTATCGGCGTCCTCTCGCTCTATTTCAGCAGTATCTCCGCCATCGCTCTCGGGGTCCTCGCCGTCTCGACCGCCCAGTTGCTGTACGGCTACAAGGTCGCGCTGAAGGCGATGGGCGGCGAGGTCGTCACCGCCGCCGAGTACCCAGAGCTTCATCGACGGGTGACGCGCCTGAGCCAGCAGGCCGGACTACCGATGCCCGCCGTCGCCGTCGCGCCGACGGATCTGCCCAACGCGTTCGCCGCCGGTCGCTCGAAGAACAGGGCCGTCGTCTGCGTCACGACGGGGCTTCTCGAGAGCCTCGATGGAGACGAACTCGACGCCGTTCTCGCACACGAACTCGCCCACATTCAGAACCGGGACATGGTCATCATGACCGCAGCGAGTGCGCTGTCGGCGACCGCTTTTTACATCGTTCGCTGGGGGTGGGTGTTCGACGACGGCAGTGGCGGCGACGGCGGCGAGGGGGCGACGGTGATGGTGGCGATCATCGCCTCGCTCGTCGTGTGGGTGCTCTCGTTTTTCATCACCCGCCTGCTCTCGCGCTACCGGGAGTACACCGCCGACCGGGGCGCGGTGAGCATCACCGGGGATCCAAGCGCTCTGGCGGCCGCACTCCGCACAATCAGCGCCACGACCCGCGAGATGCCCGAGGAGGACCTCCGCGAACACGCCGGCATGAACGCGCTGTTCTTCGACGACATCGATACGACCGACCGGCTCACCCGCTGGTGTAAAACCCATCCCGCCGTCGAGAACCGGATCGCGCGGCTTCGGGACCTTGAGCGCGAACTCTCCTCGGCGTAG
- a CDS encoding metal-dependent hydrolase → MVDVLGHLGMALIWLAPVWFFTDTPKTALAIVSTGFWFGMLPDVDLVISNQIVGIHHHGVFHTVLAVAIFAAIIGPLWGLVVKKLLGGTTWFSPDAQKRATAIGVIVVFVTGLAHLFADILSAPDVSTRIEPLWPIHKGPIAFIDVLWYQSVWATWALFLTGLVINGVLWYRYNN, encoded by the coding sequence ATGGTTGATGTCCTCGGCCATCTCGGAATGGCGCTCATCTGGCTTGCCCCTGTATGGTTTTTCACCGACACGCCGAAAACGGCACTAGCAATCGTGTCCACCGGCTTCTGGTTCGGGATGCTACCCGACGTGGATCTGGTGATTTCGAATCAGATCGTGGGAATCCACCACCACGGCGTGTTTCATACCGTTCTCGCGGTAGCGATCTTCGCGGCGATTATCGGGCCGCTCTGGGGACTCGTCGTGAAGAAACTGCTCGGCGGGACGACATGGTTCTCACCGGATGCACAAAAGCGAGCGACAGCGATCGGCGTGATCGTCGTGTTCGTCACCGGTCTCGCGCATCTCTTTGCGGACATCCTTTCCGCACCGGATGTGTCGACGCGTATCGAACCACTCTGGCCGATCCACAAGGGGCCGATTGCCTTTATCGACGTGCTGTGGTATCAGTCGGTGTGGGCGACGTGGGCGCTGTTTCTGACCGGACTCGTGATCAACGGCGTCCTGTGGTATCGCTACAATAACTGA
- a CDS encoding ABC transporter substrate-binding protein, with the protein MRTRSGRRAGPTRREYVKYGGAVAGGGLLAGCIDGNGSEPTGTGTDDGSGGESYSVTMEPVGTVEFDTVPETWFPYTGDYADMGVALGQGDGLSAIGIRARFGSHLYNELPDVSVDLGELTELWQDGTGKEIYYEIDADLHVIDPNFMVNRLEWSEDDVEEIETNVAPFFGNTVFSRVYDWHDYADYTMYEAFGKLAEVFQEQERYEAFAAYHDEVLTDVQGRLPDETPEVAVLYPASVPPESFYPYLIGNGTQSKHWTDLHVGDALARNDITDAQAGGGEIDYETLLDIDPDALAIRLQGEITDEYFEQEIVAHLRDHDVASDLQAVRNDRVIYGGLTYQGPIIHLFQLEEAAQGLYPEEFSDEDLFDRQQVNDIVTGNLDG; encoded by the coding sequence ATGCGAACACGATCCGGTAGACGGGCGGGACCGACGCGACGCGAGTACGTGAAATACGGCGGGGCGGTCGCCGGCGGCGGATTGCTCGCGGGCTGTATTGACGGGAATGGATCCGAACCCACGGGGACCGGGACCGACGACGGTTCGGGTGGGGAGTCGTACTCGGTGACGATGGAACCGGTCGGCACTGTCGAGTTCGACACCGTCCCCGAGACGTGGTTTCCCTATACCGGTGATTACGCGGACATGGGTGTCGCGCTCGGACAGGGCGACGGTCTCTCGGCCATCGGCATCCGTGCTCGCTTCGGCTCGCATCTATACAACGAATTACCGGACGTCTCGGTCGATTTGGGCGAGCTCACCGAGCTGTGGCAGGACGGCACCGGCAAGGAGATCTATTACGAGATCGACGCCGACCTCCACGTCATCGACCCGAACTTCATGGTGAACCGGTTGGAGTGGAGCGAGGACGACGTCGAAGAGATCGAGACCAATGTCGCCCCGTTTTTCGGTAACACGGTCTTCTCGCGGGTGTACGACTGGCACGACTACGCCGATTACACGATGTACGAGGCCTTCGGAAAGCTCGCGGAGGTGTTTCAGGAGCAAGAACGCTACGAGGCGTTTGCGGCATACCACGACGAGGTCCTCACGGACGTCCAAGGGCGGCTTCCCGATGAAACGCCCGAGGTCGCGGTGCTCTACCCGGCGAGCGTCCCACCGGAGTCGTTCTATCCGTATCTGATCGGGAACGGGACCCAGTCGAAACACTGGACCGACCTGCACGTCGGGGATGCCCTCGCACGGAACGACATCACGGACGCACAGGCAGGCGGGGGTGAGATCGATTACGAGACGCTGTTGGATATCGACCCGGACGCGCTCGCGATCAGACTGCAGGGCGAGATCACTGACGAGTACTTCGAGCAGGAGATCGTTGCCCATCTCCGGGATCACGACGTCGCGAGCGACCTCCAGGCGGTCCGAAACGACCGCGTAATATACGGCGGGCTGACCTACCAAGGTCCGATCATCCACCTGTTTCAACTCGAAGAGGCCGCACAGGGACTCTATCCCGAAGAGTTCAGCGACGAGGACCTCTTCGACCGCCAGCAAGTCAACGACATCGTCACTGGAAACCTCGACGGATGA
- a CDS encoding NAD(P)/FAD-dependent oxidoreductase, which yields MSDTDTVSDSAFDYDVVIVGGGPAGCSAGVFTARYGLETAIFDRGRSSIQRCGYLENYLGFPAGIDIETFYELIHDHAEEVGCEVVPELVEAVSSDERGFVVETQDGDPVTTERVVAAARYDAEFLRPLDEGTMFETYDHDGETHERFDREYPDEGGSTPIAGLYVAAPAHDAEAQAIMSAGHGARVARTVLADVRRSRGFPDEVAAHWDWIRSDRDLTDEWADRETWREWFDGRVPADHALNEEHFVELREREIDRRFETYLSDEAIEQRIERGHRRLLDHLDDDLVLEKAREIKTEREGTKTNG from the coding sequence ATGAGTGACACTGATACCGTCTCGGACAGCGCGTTCGACTACGACGTCGTTATCGTCGGCGGTGGGCCCGCGGGTTGCTCGGCCGGCGTGTTCACCGCCCGATACGGGCTCGAAACGGCAATCTTCGACCGCGGGCGGTCCTCCATCCAACGATGTGGGTATCTGGAGAACTACCTCGGCTTCCCGGCGGGCATCGATATCGAGACGTTCTACGAGTTGATCCACGATCACGCCGAGGAAGTCGGCTGCGAGGTCGTCCCGGAGCTAGTCGAGGCGGTCTCGTCCGACGAAAGGGGCTTTGTCGTCGAAACGCAGGACGGGGACCCAGTCACGACCGAGCGTGTCGTGGCGGCTGCCAGATACGACGCCGAGTTCCTCCGCCCGCTCGACGAGGGGACGATGTTCGAGACGTACGACCACGACGGGGAGACCCACGAGCGCTTCGACCGCGAGTACCCGGACGAGGGCGGATCGACGCCGATAGCGGGTCTGTACGTGGCCGCACCAGCACACGACGCGGAAGCGCAGGCGATCATGTCTGCCGGGCACGGGGCCCGCGTCGCCCGAACGGTTCTCGCGGACGTACGCCGCTCGCGTGGGTTCCCCGACGAGGTCGCCGCCCACTGGGACTGGATCCGCAGCGACAGGGACCTGACCGACGAGTGGGCCGACCGCGAGACGTGGCGCGAGTGGTTCGACGGGCGAGTGCCCGCCGATCACGCCCTCAACGAGGAGCACTTCGTCGAACTCCGTGAGCGGGAGATCGACCGACGGTTCGAGACGTACCTCTCGGACGAGGCAATCGAGCAGCGAATCGAGCGCGGTCATCGCCGACTCCTCGATCACCTGGACGACGATCTCGTCCTCGAGAAGGCACGCGAGATCAAAACCGAGCGGGAGGGGACGAAAACGAACGGTTGA